From one Aspergillus fumigatus Af293 chromosome 8, whole genome shotgun sequence genomic stretch:
- a CDS encoding putative extracellular lipase, with product MHLLRVVLPLLSLSPAGLAAPASPAAPTVTIASPAATIVGSSGKVEKFNAIPFAQPPTGPLRLKPPQPIQKPLGTIDGTGSAKSCPQFFFSTDNSEFPGSVAGLLANLPLFQTVTNAGEDCLTLNVARPSGTAPGAKLPVLVWIYGGGFELGATATYDATSLVASSIDLGMPIVFVAMNYRTGGFGFLPGKEILADGAANLGLLDQRLALQWVADNIAAFGGDPDKVTIWGESAGSISVFDHMILYDGDNTYKGKPLFRGGIMNSGSVIPADPVDGVKGQQVYDAVVDYAGCSSAADTLECLRGLDYTDFLNAANAVPGILSYHSVALSYLPRPDGKAITASPDILVKTGKYAAVPIIIGDQEDEGTLFALFQSNITTTKQVVDYLAKYYFFGATRDQLEELVATYPDVTTDGSPFRTGIFNNWYPQFKRLAALLGDLTFTLTRRAYLKYVTELHPSLPCWSYLSSYDYGTPIMGTFHGSDILQVFYGILPNYASRAFHTYYFSFVYDLDPNSRRGSLMEWPRWNDDQQLMQVFNNRGALLADDFRNDTYNFILENVDSFHI from the coding sequence ATGCATCTCCTCCGGGTTGTTCTGCCGCTTCTGTCCCTTTCACCCGCTGGCCTGGCGGCTCCGGCCTCGCCAGCTGCGCCTACCGTCACGATCGCATCTCCCGCTGCCACCATTGTTGGGTCGTCCGGGAAGGTAGAGAAGTTCAACGCCATCCCCTTCGCCCAGCCACCCACGGGCCCCCTGCGTCTGAAGCCTCCCCAGCCAATACAGAAGCCCCTGGGCACTATTGACGGCACGGGTAGCGCCAAGTCGTGTCCTCAGTTCTTTTTTTCGACGGACAACAGCGAGTTTCCGGGGTCCGTCGCCGGTCTCTTGGCCAACCTTCCCCTCTTCCAGACCGTGACAAATGCTGGAGAGGATTGCCTGACCCTGAATGTGGCGCGTCCGTCCGGCACAGCTCCAGGCGCGAAGCTGCCCGTCCTCGTGTGGATCTACGGCGGCGGCTTCGAGCTGGGCGCCACGGCCACGTACGATGCGACCTCGCTAGTGGCAAGCTCGATCGACCTGGGTATGCCAATTGTCTTTGTCGCGATGAACTATCGAACGGGGGGATTTGGCTTCCTGCCGGGGAAGGAGATCCTGGCGGATGGGGCGGCCAACCTGGGGCTCTTGGACCAACGCCTGGCCCTGCAGTGGGTGGCGGACAACATTGCGGCCTTTGGCGGCGACCCAGACAAGGTCACCATCTGGGGTGAGTCCGCGGGATCCATCTCGGTCTTCGATCACATGATCCTGTATGATGGCGACAATACCTACAAAGGGAAGCCGCTGTTCCGGGGCGGCATCATGAACTCGGGTAGCGTGATCCCGGCGGATCCCGTAGACGGGGTCAAGGGGCAGCAGGTATATGATGCGGTTGTGGACTATGCCGGCTGCTCATCGGCCGCGGACACGCTGGAATGTCTGCGCGGATTGGACTATACCGACTTTCTGAATGCGGCCAACGCGGTGCCAGGCATCCTAAGCTACCATTCCGTGGCCCTGTCATACCTGCCTCGACCCGACGGCAAGGCGATCACGGCCAGCCCAGACATTTTGGTCAAAACCGGCAAATACGCCGCCGTGCCCATCATTATCGGCGACCAGGAGGATGAAGGGACTTTATTCGCGCTCTTCCAGTccaacatcaccaccaccaaacaaGTGGTGGACTATCTGGCCAAGTATTACTTCTTTGGGGCGACGCGCGACCAgctcgaggagctggtggcGACGTATCCGGACGTCACCACCGACGGCTCACCCTTCCGCACGGGCATTTTCAACAACTGGTATCCGCAGTTCAAACGGTTGGCAGCCCTGCTGGGCGATCTCACCTTCACGCTGACGCGCCGAGCCTACCTCAAATACGTGACGGAGCTTCACCCCAGCCTGCCCTGCTGGTCATACCTGTCATCGTACGACTACGGGACGCCCATTATGGGCACCTTCCACGGCAGTGATATTCTGCAGGTGTTTTATGGCATTCTGCCCAATTACGCGTCGCGCGCGTTCCACACCTACTATTTCAGCTTCGTATACGATCTCGATCCGAACTCTCGCCGGGGTAGTCTTATGGAATGGCCGCGGTGGAACGACGACCAGCAGCTGATGCAGGTCTTCAACAATCGGGGGGCCTTGCTGGCCGATGATTTCCGCAATGACACGTACAACTTTATTCTGGAGAACGTGGATTCGTTCCATATCTAG
- a CDS encoding flavin-containing monooxygenase: protein MDYDIIIVGAGISGINAAYRIQSQLPSHRYAILEARNAIGGTWDLFKYPGIRSDSDLFTFGFSWNPWNQDTPIAEGASISKYMRDTAAQYGIDKHIHFQHRLLAADWSSADNVWKLAVDHEGESKSYTARFVIFGTGYYNYHEPLAADVPGLSQFQGQVIHPQFWPQDLDYTDKKVVIIGSGATAVTLLPKMAEKAAKVTMLQRSPTYILALPNRQSSILSWILPNTVNRKLQRLRWIFTSRLFFLFCQTFPWMARLLLKLSVVRQLPKNIPHDPHFKPRYNPWDQRLCICPDGDFFKSLHTGRADVKTDTIRQVTTSGIELNSGDFLDADIIVTATGLKLQIAGGTSITVDGEKQRVPDKYLWNGVMLQDLPNASFVIGYTNASWTLGADATALFVCRLLKWMEQHHKIAAVPRLNPMLAKQMQPRRLLNLNSTYVTAAEKDLPKAADRGPWQPRDNYLSDLMFAKYGRLDEGLEWVDGGWKKQQ, encoded by the coding sequence ATGGATTACgatattatcattgttgGCGCTGGTATCTCCGGCATCAACGCCGCCTACCGCATCCAAAGCCAACTCCCCAGCCATCGGTATGCCATTCTAGAAGCCCGCAACGCCATTGGCGGAACCTGGGATCTCTTCAAATATCCCGGCATTCGATCCGACTCGGATCTGTTTACGTTTGGGTTCTCGTGGAACCCCTGGAATCAGGACACCCCGATCGCCGAGGGcgcctccatctccaaatATATGCGCGACACAGCTGCGCAGTACGGCATCGACAAGCATATTCACTTCCAGCATCGCTTGCTGGCGGCCGACTGGTCGTCCGCCGACAATGTGTGGAAGCTGGCCGTTGACCATGAGGGCGAGTCCAAGTCGTACACTGCGCGCTTCGTCATTTTCGGGACCGGGTACTACAACTACCATGAGCCACTGGCCGCGGATGTTCCTGGCCTCAGTCAATTTCAGGGCCAGGTCATCCATCCGCAGTTCTGGCCCCAGGATCTCGACTACACCGACAAGAAAgtggtcatcatcggcagTGGCGCGACGGCAGTAACGCTTCTCCCCAAGATGGCTGAGAAAGCGGCCAAAGTCACCATGCTTCAGCGCAGTCCAACATACATTCTTGCCTTACCCAATCGTCAGAGCTCGATATTGAGCTGGATCCTCCCGAACACTGTCAACCGCAAACTACAGCGCCTCCGATGGATCTTCACTTCCCGGCTGTTCTTTCTGTTCTGTCAGACCTTCCCCTGGATGGCGCGacttcttctcaagctcagcGTCGTGCGGCAGCTCCCTAAGAATATCCCCCATGACCCGCACTTCAAGCCGCGGTACAATCCCTGGGATCAGCGCCTGTGTATCTGTCCCGATGGcgacttcttcaagagtCTCCACACCGGCCGTGCGGACGTCAAGACAGACACCATCCGGCAGGTCACAACCAGCGGCATCGAGCTGAATTCGGGAGACTTCCTCGACGCCGACATCATCGTGACGGCGACGGGGCTCAAGCTGCAGATCGCGGGGGGCACCTCGATCACAGTGGACGGCGAGAAACAGCGAGTGCCCGACAAATACCTCTGGAACGGAGTGATGCTGCAAGACCTGCCGAACGCATCATTTGTGATCGGCTACACGAACGCATCATGGACGCTGGGGGCCGACGCGACGGCACTCTTTGTCTGCCGCTTGCTCAAGTGGATGGAACAACATCACAAGATCGCGGCGGTCCCGCGGTTGAATCCGATGCTGGCCAAGCAGATGCAGCCCCGACGTTTGCTTAACCTGAACTCGACGTACGTGACGGCGGCGGAGAAAGATCTCCCGAAAGCGGCCGATCGGGGTCCCTGGCAGCCGCGCGACAATTACCTGTCGGATCTGATGTTTGCCAAGTATGGGCGTCTCGACGAGGGACTGGAATGGGTTGATGGgggctggaagaagcagcaaTAG
- a CDS encoding type I glyceraldehyde-3-phosphate dehydrogenase, with translation MAPSINDFPHSTSSPQSPVCKIGINGFGRIGRNVLRAALNRPDLQIVAINHTCTTIDDLIHLIRYDSSMGNLPPSIPIHALSDTLLSINGHQIALTSERTLQNLDWAALGAEYVIECTGKFTKHAQALEHVTHGRAKRVIISAPSADAPTFVFGVNSDEYTADEARRVISCASCTTNCVTPVLKVLQGQFGIAQGFLTTVHAATRSQSVLDGYSRKNRRLGRSVFDNIIPTTTGAAKAIATVLPALSGKVTGVSIRVPTPNVSMIDLTVSTEKPTSLAEVLAVFRRAAKGELAGVLAVSEEELVSSDYLGNPHSAIIDAPACLELNPQFFKIMAWYDNEWGYSNRLLDLARHVASQELGA, from the exons ATGGCTCCCTCCATTAACGACTTCCCACACTCCACCTCCTCACCTCAATCCCCCGTTTGCAAGATAggcatcaatggcttcggcCGCATAG GCCGCAACGTCCTCCGCGCCGCCCTCAACAGACCCGACCTCCAAATCGTCGCCATCAACCACACCTGCACGACCATTGACGACctcatccatctcatccGCTACGACTCGTCCATGGGCAACCTCCCACCCTCGATCCCCATCCACGCCCTCTCCGACACCCTCCTCAGCATCAACGGCCACCAAATCGCACTCACCTCCGAACGCACCCTGCAGAACCTGGACTGGGCCGCCCTAGGCGCAGAGTACGTCATCGAATGCACAGGAAAGTTCACGAAGCACGCGCAGGCCCTCGAGCATGTTACCCACGGCCGCGCGAAACGGGTGATCATCTCCGCGCCGAGCGCCGATGCCCCGACGTTCGTGTTCGGCGTGAACAGTGACGAATACACCGCCGACGAGGCGCGGCGAGTGATCTCCTGCGCGAGCTGCACGACCAACTGTGTGACGCCTGTGCTGAAGGTTCTGCAGGGTCAGTTTGGGATTGCGCAGGGCTTTCTGACCACTGTGCATGCGGCGACGAGGTCGCAGTCCGTGTTGGACGGGTATAGTCGGAAGAATCGACGACTGG GTCGCAGTGTCTTTGATAATATCATTCCGACGACAACAGGTGCGGCCAAGGCTATTGCGACGGTGTTGCCCGCGTTGAGCGGGAAGGTTACGGGGGTGTCGATCCGGGTGCCGAC TCCCAACGTCTCGATGATCGACTTGACGGTCAGCACGGAAAAGCCCACCTCGCTGGCCGAGGTCCTGGCAGTGTTCCGCCGTGCGGCAAAGGGCGAGCTGGCGGGGGTGTTGGCTGTGagtgaggaggagctggtcagCAGTGATTATCTTGGGAATCCGCATAGTGCGATTATCGATGCGCCGGCTTGTCTGGAGTTGAATCCTCAG ttcttcaagatcatGGCGTGGTACGATAACGAATGGGGGTATTCGAATCGGCTGCTGGATCTGGCCAGGCATGTGGCGTCACAAGAACTGGGAGCATAG
- a CDS encoding sulfatase family protein: MRVPDVIALAGLLAVSGATSSGQETLLMPRKQATQPNVLFIMSDDQDLELNSPAFTPYIQKHIRDKGVEFTNHFVTTSLCCPSRVSLWTGRQAHNTNVTDVSPPWGGYPKFVSQGFNEAWLPVWLQEAGYNTYYTGKLMNGHTTSNYNSPFPKGWNGSDFLLDPYTYAYLNSTYQRNREPPKNYAGQYTTDVITEKALGFLNDALSSDRPFFLAVAPIAPHSNIEPSALGTGGAKGTLMTAPIPAERHKDLFPDAKVPRTANFNPKVPTGGGWVQHLPLANQTVIDYQDHFYRQRLRALQALDEMVDALITRLEESGHAENTYIIYTADNGFHIGQHRLPPGKSSGYEEDIHVPFYIRGPGIPRGKTDDSVTTHIDLAPTFFQLAGIPLREDFDGTPMPVAKGIKGIAHEHVAVEFWGKSPLEGDYGALGELASPFLNSSLTATAPGGSFSMPNNTYKSARIVGNGYSLYYSVWCNDDHELYDMIQDPYQVNNLYATANATSPRLLGRDLSNVISRLDALLMVLKSCKGDSCITPWDVIHPDGSVKDLRDALDPKYDQFYRAQPKVSYSACEKGYILSSEGPQNGLVYRDGLSWEAWT; the protein is encoded by the exons ATGAGAGTTCCTGATGTGATAGCCCTTGCAGGGCTTTTAGCGGTCTCAGGGGCTACATCCTCTGGCCAGGAGACCCTACTCATGCCCAGGAAGCAGGCCACGCAGCCAAACGTGCTGTTCATCATGTCCGACGACCAAGATCTGGAATTGAATTCCCCGGCCTTCACACCGTATATCCAGAAACATATCCGAGACAAGGGCGTCGAATTCACCAATCACTTCGTGACAACCTCGCTCTGCTGTCCGTCGCGGGTCAGTTTGTGGACAGGACGGCAGGCTCACAACACCAAT GTCACAGATGTCTCGCCACCATGGG GAGGTTATCCCAAGTTCGTGTCACAGGGTTTCAATGAGGCCTGGCTTCCCGTGTGGCTGCAGGAAGCCGGCTACAACACCTACTACACGGGCAAACTCATGAACGGCCACACGACTAGTAACTACAACTCCCCCTTCCCTAAAGGGTGGAACGGATCAGACTTTCTGCTTGATCCGTACACCTATGCATACCTCAACTCCACTTACCAGAGGAATCGCGAGCCCCCCAAGAACTATGCGGGCCAATATACGACAGACGTCATCACAGAGAAGGCCCTGGGCTTCCTCAACGACGCGCTCAGCAGTGATCGGCCATTTTTCCTGGCTGTGGCCCCCATCGCGCCGCATTCCAACATTGAGCCGAGTGCGCTGGGCACTGGGGGCGCAAAGGGTACGCTGATGACCGCTCCCATTCCGGCTGAGCGACACAAGGATCTCTTTCCCGATGCCAAGGTGCCGCGGACGGCGAATTTCAACCCCAAGGTGCCTACCGGAGGCGGGTGGGTGCAGCACCTCCCGCTGGCTAATCAGACCGTCATTGACTACCAGGATCACTTCTACCGCCAACGATTGCGCGCGCTGCAGGCGCTGGATGAGATGGTGGATGCTCTCATCACGCGTCTCGAAGAGAGTGGTCACGCCGAAAACACGTATATCATCTACACGGCGGACAATGGCTTCCACATTGGCCAGCACCGGTTGCCGCCTGGTAAGTCCTCGGGCTACGAGGAGGACATCCATGTTCCCTTCTACATCCGCGGACCAGGCATCCCCCGAGGAAAAACCGACGACTCGGTGACCACGCACATTGATCTGGCGccgaccttcttccagcttgcGGGGATCCCCCTGCGCGAGGACTTTGACGGGACTCCAATGCCAGTCGCAAAGGGGATAAAGGGCATCGCCCACGAACATGTTGCAGTCGAATTCTGGGGGAAATCGCCGCTGGAGGGAGACTACGGTGCCTTGGGTGAGTTAGCAAGCCCCTTCCTGAATTCATCACTGACGGCGACAGCACCTGGCGGTTCGTTCTCCATGCCCAACAACACGTACAAATCCGCGCGCATCGTTGGCAACGGGTACAGTCTGTACTACTCGGTCTGGTGCAACGACGACCACGAGCTGTACGATATGATCCAAGACCCCTACCAGGTCAACAATCTCTATGCCACTGCCAATGCGACGAGTCCCCGTCTCCTCGGCCGCGATCTGTCCAACGTGATCAGCCGTTTGGACGCACTACTGATGGTTCTCAAATCATGCAAGGGTGATTCCTGCATCACGCCGTGGGACGTGATCCATCCAGATGGCTCGGTGAAGGATCTACGGGATGCTCTGGACCCAAAGTATGATCAATTCTACCGTGCACAGCCCAAGGTCTCGTACTCGGCCTGTGAGAAAGGATATATTCTCAGTTCGGAGGGACCGCAGAATGGATTGGTCTATCGTGACGGTTTGAGTTGGGAGGCCTGGACATGA